The genomic stretch GGTCAATGGTCGTCTCGTGGACAATCTCACGGGGCAACCGATTCTCGACATGACGTCCGTGTCCGATACGCTGCGCGACTTCAGCTCGCTCGTCAGCGGTGGCACCAGCTCACGCCTGACTTCGGCCGTGTTCAATGCCGCGCAGTTCGAGGTCATTCTCAGCGCGCTCAAGACGCAGAACGAAACCAAGCTCGTGTCGAACCCGACCGTGGTGACGTTGAACAACCAAGAAGCGTCGATCTCGATCGGCGAACAGTTCCCGGTGCCTTCGTACACCTACAATCAGGAGCGCGGCACGTTCGAGGTCAGCGGCTTCGAATACAAGGACATCGGCATCATCATGAAGGTCACGCCGCAGGTGAACAACAACGGCCTGATCAACCTCAAGATCGAGCCGACCGTGAGCAGCCGAAGCGGCACGACGACGTTCGGTGGTGCAGGCGGCGCGGAGATTCCGATCATCTCGACGCGCGAGACTTCGACGCAGGTCGCGATCCAAGACGGCTTCACGATGGGTCTCGGCGGATTGATCGAGAGCGTGAAGCAGGGCGGCCAGACCAAGGTGCCGGTGCTCGGCGACATCCCCGGTCTCGGCAAGATGTTCCGTTCCAGCACGAAGAACGACACCACGCGCAATTTGATCATCTTCATCACGGCCAAGGTGCTTTCTCCGGAAGGCGCGACCTACACGGACGTGTTCCCGGCCTCGACGCTCGAGGCGATGCGGATCGCGGAGAGCGACATCCCGGGTCGCCGCTGATCCGGCGTCTATTTGGTTCCAGCAGTCCTAAACCAGGTGTGTGCGAGGCGGTGCGAAAGCACCGCCTCGCTTTTTCCTTTTGCGTACGAGGCGAAGTCGGTCCGGCCCGCGTCGAGTGGCTTTTGCTTTTGCCAACGGCGGCAGTGGTCGGTTGGGGTGGTCGTTTTCGATGGACGAGGAACCTCAGGCGCGGACGAGACGGCGTACGGCGATCGCTGCGTTGCTCTTCACGACGGTGTTGTGGGGGTTGAGTTTCCCGTTGGGCAAAGCGGTGACGTTGTTGCATCGCTCGCTCGACCCGGAGGCGTCGGGCTGGTTCGTGACGGTTTCGACGATATGGCCCCGGTTCGCGATGGCGGCGCTGTTGTTGGCACCGTTCGCAGGAGGATCGCTCGTGCGGTTGCGGCGAGGCGAGCTGGTGCAGGGGTTGGGCCTAGCGGCGTTCATGTCGGCCGGGCTCTTGCTCCAGATGGACGGGTTGCAGCACACGACCGCGTCGACTTCGGCGTTCTTGTCTCAAGGCTACGTCGTGTTGGTGCCGCTGGTCGTGTTTGCGCGTCGGCGCGAGTGGCCGTCGCCGCGGGTGGTGGTGGCCGTGCTGTTGGTCGTGCTCGGTTGCGCGGTGCTCGCCGACGTGGATTGGCGGACGCTGCGGATGGGACGGGGTGAAGCGGAGACGTTGCTGTCGACCGTCTTCTTCACCGGGCAGATCCTCTGGCTGGAGCGCGGGGTGTTCCGATTCAATCGCGCGTTGGTCGTGACGTGCGTCATGTTCGTGGCGACGGCACTGGTTTTTCTCGTGGCGGCGGTGCTGTTGGCCCCTGCTCCGTCGGCCGTCGTGACGCCTTTCGCGTCGGTAGCGTGGTCGACGGGGAGCGTGTGTTTGGCGGTGTTTTGTACGGCCGGGGCACTGACCCTGATGAACGCCTTCCAACGTCGTGTGACGGCGACCGAGGCCGGATTGATCTACGCGGGCGAGCCGGTTTGGGCGTCGGGGTTGGCTCTCTTCTTGCCGGCCGTGTTGGCGGCGTGGGGCGGCTTCGAGTATGCAAACGAGTCGATGAGTCTACGGCTCGCACTCGGCGGCACTTTGATTTGTGCGGCCAACGTGGCGATGCACCTTCGGTGGGTGCCGCGTCGGAGGGTGGTCGGCGTCGCGGACCAATGATCTTGCGGGAGCGGTCGGCCGGCCCTACTCGTGGGGCTTCTATGATGTTGCCCCGAGCGTCGTGGTTGGTTGTGGCCTTGTGCATCGTGACGGTGTCAGGCCCTTGGTCTGTTTGGTCTTCGACCTCGGGCGACGCCGCTGCGGGTGGCCAAGCAGCCGCTGCCGACTTCAAGCCGCTGGCACCGGAGGACGAGGAACGCGCGCGG from Opitutales bacterium ASA1 encodes the following:
- a CDS encoding DMT family transporter, whose protein sequence is MAALLLAPFAGGSLVRLRRGELVQGLGLAAFMSAGLLLQMDGLQHTTASTSAFLSQGYVVLVPLVVFARRREWPSPRVVVAVLLVVLGCAVLADVDWRTLRMGRGEAETLLSTVFFTGQILWLERGVFRFNRALVVTCVMFVATALVFLVAAVLLAPAPSAVVTPFASVAWSTGSVCLAVFCTAGALTLMNAFQRRVTATEAGLIYAGEPVWASGLALFLPAVLAAWGGFEYANESMSLRLALGGTLICAANVAMHLRWVPRRRVVGVADQ